One region of Candidatus Methylomirabilota bacterium genomic DNA includes:
- a CDS encoding 2-oxoacid:ferredoxin oxidoreductase subunit beta encodes MSVSGAGAAEARRYTKKDFESDQDVRWCPGCGDYAILSAVQKTMPDLGIPKENIVFISGIGCSSRFPYYMNTYGFHTIHGRAPAVATGLRLARPDLKIFVVTGDGDGLSIGGNHMLHVLRRNVSLTILLFNNRIYGLTKGQYSPTSELGKVTKSTPLGSADRPVNPLAFALGCGATFVGRTVDRDVKHIEEMLKRAAHHKGTAFLEILQNCNVYNDLAWNALYEKESKLQYELRLEQGKPLLFGPPDDRKAVIMDGVIPKVAPAASVPASALWVHDEKNVNAAKLLADLWAPEFPIPMGVLTAVEAPVYEEILLDQEQRAISERGPGDIAKLLTSGDTWKI; translated from the coding sequence ATGAGCGTGAGCGGAGCGGGGGCGGCCGAAGCCCGGCGCTACACGAAGAAGGACTTCGAATCGGACCAGGACGTCCGCTGGTGCCCGGGGTGCGGGGACTACGCGATCCTGAGCGCGGTCCAGAAGACGATGCCCGACCTCGGCATCCCCAAGGAGAACATCGTCTTCATCTCCGGGATCGGCTGCTCCAGCCGGTTCCCGTACTACATGAACACCTACGGGTTCCACACGATCCACGGTCGGGCGCCCGCCGTCGCCACGGGCCTGCGTCTGGCCCGGCCCGATCTCAAGATCTTCGTGGTCACCGGCGACGGCGATGGGCTCTCCATCGGCGGCAACCACATGCTGCACGTGCTTCGCCGCAACGTGAGCCTGACCATCCTCCTCTTCAACAACCGGATCTACGGGCTCACCAAGGGGCAATACTCGCCGACCAGCGAGCTGGGCAAGGTGACGAAGTCCACGCCGTTGGGCTCGGCCGACCGGCCCGTCAACCCGCTGGCGTTCGCGCTCGGCTGCGGCGCCACGTTCGTCGGGCGAACGGTCGATCGCGACGTCAAGCACATCGAGGAGATGCTCAAGCGCGCAGCCCACCACAAGGGCACGGCGTTCCTCGAAATCTTGCAGAACTGCAACGTGTACAACGACCTCGCCTGGAACGCGCTGTACGAAAAGGAGTCCAAGCTGCAGTACGAGCTCCGCCTGGAGCAGGGCAAGCCGCTGCTCTTCGGCCCGCCCGACGATCGCAAGGCGGTCATCATGGACGGCGTCATCCCCAAGGTCGCACCGGCCGCCAGCGTGCCGGCCAGCGCCCTCTGGGTACACGACGAGAAGAACGTGAACGCGGCCAAGCTGCTGGCCGACCTCTGGGCCCCGGAGTTTCCCATTCCGATGGGTGTGCTGACGGCGGTGGAGGCGCCCGTGTACGAGGAGATCCTCCTCGATCAGGAGCAGCGCGCCATCTCGGAGCGCGGCCCCGGCGACATCGCCAAGCTCCTCACGTCGGGAG
- a CDS encoding 2-oxoacid:acceptor oxidoreductase subunit alpha — MSETVAPARTAAKQLKELDRAVVRFAGDSGDGMQLTGEQFTTESAWAGNDIATLPNFPAEIRAPAGTLFGVSSFQLQFGSQRVYTPGDRLDCLVAMNPAALKVHVSDLKPGGLLIVNTNAFDKRNLDKAGYPSNPLDDPALAERYRLHKVDMTALTLEAIKDLALNQKEKERTKNFFALGVVSWIYTRPLEPTLEWIKRKFAKNQVIAEANARVLKAGHAFGETAEIFAEHYAVEAAELPPGLYRAMTGNRALAWGLLAAAQRSKLPVVYGAYPITPASGILEELAMHKRFRIRTIQAEDEIAAVTAVIGAAFGGAIGVTGSSGPGIALKGEAIGLAVTSELPLVVFNIQRAGPSTGMPTKTEQADLMQALYGRNSESPVVVLAPATPGDCFYIAYEAVRIATKYMVPVIVLSDGFLANGSEPWPIPDVNSLPPIDVQFRTEQEGFFPYLRDPATLARPWVRPGTPGLEHRIGGIEKQDVTGNISYDPDNHDHMVRTRAEKVRRVAQEIPPTSINGPATGDLLVVGWGGTYGAITAAVERAQMEGKSIASVHLRYLNPLPPDLGHILREYRKVLVPEINSGQLVRVLRAEYLVDAVGFNRVRGLPLATDEIYETIKQLLESAS; from the coding sequence ATGAGCGAGACCGTGGCTCCCGCCCGGACCGCCGCAAAACAGCTGAAGGAGCTGGACCGCGCCGTGGTCCGCTTCGCCGGAGATTCCGGCGACGGCATGCAGCTCACGGGCGAGCAGTTCACGACGGAATCGGCCTGGGCCGGCAACGACATCGCCACGCTTCCGAACTTCCCGGCGGAGATCCGGGCCCCCGCCGGCACGCTCTTCGGCGTCTCCAGCTTCCAGCTCCAGTTCGGCAGCCAGCGCGTCTACACGCCGGGGGATCGGCTCGACTGCCTGGTGGCGATGAACCCGGCGGCGCTGAAGGTGCATGTGAGCGATCTGAAGCCGGGTGGGCTCCTCATCGTCAACACCAACGCGTTCGACAAGCGGAACCTCGACAAGGCCGGCTACCCCTCGAATCCGCTGGACGACCCCGCGCTGGCCGAGCGCTATCGCCTGCACAAAGTGGACATGACGGCCCTCACCCTGGAGGCGATCAAGGACCTGGCGCTGAACCAGAAGGAGAAGGAGCGCACCAAGAACTTCTTCGCCCTGGGCGTGGTTTCCTGGATCTACACGCGACCGCTGGAGCCGACGCTCGAGTGGATCAAGAGGAAGTTCGCGAAGAACCAGGTCATCGCCGAGGCCAACGCGCGCGTCCTCAAGGCGGGTCACGCCTTCGGCGAGACGGCAGAGATCTTCGCCGAGCATTATGCGGTGGAGGCGGCCGAGCTGCCGCCGGGCCTTTACCGCGCCATGACCGGCAACCGGGCGCTGGCCTGGGGGCTTCTGGCCGCCGCGCAGCGCTCGAAGCTGCCCGTCGTCTACGGCGCGTACCCGATCACGCCGGCCAGCGGCATCCTCGAAGAGCTGGCGATGCACAAGCGGTTCCGGATCCGGACGATCCAGGCCGAGGACGAGATCGCCGCGGTGACGGCGGTGATCGGCGCCGCGTTCGGGGGGGCGATCGGCGTGACGGGCTCCAGCGGGCCCGGCATCGCGCTGAAGGGCGAGGCCATCGGTCTGGCCGTCACTTCGGAGCTCCCCCTGGTCGTCTTCAACATTCAACGCGCAGGCCCCTCGACGGGCATGCCTACCAAGACCGAGCAGGCCGACCTGATGCAGGCCCTCTACGGCCGCAACAGCGAGTCGCCGGTCGTCGTGCTGGCGCCGGCCACGCCGGGCGACTGTTTCTACATCGCCTACGAGGCGGTGCGCATCGCCACCAAGTACATGGTGCCGGTGATCGTGCTGAGCGACGGCTTCCTCGCCAACGGCTCCGAGCCGTGGCCCATCCCCGACGTCAACAGCCTGCCGCCCATCGACGTCCAGTTCCGGACCGAGCAAGAGGGGTTCTTCCCCTACTTGCGCGATCCGGCGACGCTGGCGCGGCCGTGGGTGAGGCCGGGCACGCCGGGGCTCGAGCACCGCATCGGCGGGATCGAGAAGCAGGACGTGACGGGCAACATCTCCTACGACCCGGACAACCACGACCACATGGTCCGCACGCGCGCCGAGAAGGTGCGCCGGGTGGCCCAGGAGATCCCGCCCACGTCGATCAACGGCCCGGCCACCGGAGACCTTCTGGTCGTCGGTTGGGGCGGCACCTACGGGGCCATCACCGCGGCGGTCGAGCGCGCCCAGATGGAGGGGAAGTCGATCGCCTCCGTCCACCTGCGCTACCTCAACCCCCTGCCACCGGACCTCGGCCACATCCTGCGCGAGTACCGCAAGGTGCTGGTGCCCGAGATCAACAGCGGTCAGCTCGTGCGCGTGCTACGGGCCGAGTACCTGGTGGACGCGGTCGGCTTCAACCGCGTGCGCGGCCTACCCCTGGCGACCGACGAAATCTACGAGACCATCAAGCAACTCCTCGAGAGCGCGTCATGA
- a CDS encoding LysR family transcriptional regulator, protein MHLETLRLYCDIVRLRSFSRGAEQNFVSQSAASQAMQQLERELGVPLIDRTQRPFVVTAEGQAFYGACRALLDAWEKAKAEVASVKARVDGTVRVAAIYSVGLHDMSHHLQRFMSLYPNARVQLECLHPHKVVEAVLNGEADVGIMSYPPADRALSVVPLRSEPMAFVCHPNHRLGRRRTVMPPDLNGQPFVAFDRELTIRKAIDRALRQYNVKPNIVMEFDNIETIKQAIMIAAGVSILPRHTVEKEAGIRTLSVVPFGIPDLVRPVGIIHRRQKRLPPAVSRFIELLQESNAAAPPKVAAHR, encoded by the coding sequence GTGCACCTGGAGACCCTGCGACTTTACTGCGACATCGTCCGCCTCCGGAGCTTCTCCCGGGGGGCCGAGCAGAACTTCGTCTCCCAGTCGGCCGCCAGTCAGGCGATGCAGCAGCTGGAGCGGGAGCTGGGGGTCCCCCTGATCGACCGGACCCAACGGCCCTTCGTGGTCACCGCCGAGGGGCAGGCGTTCTACGGCGCCTGTCGCGCGCTGCTGGACGCCTGGGAAAAGGCCAAGGCGGAAGTGGCCTCCGTGAAGGCGCGCGTGGACGGCACGGTGAGGGTGGCCGCCATCTACTCCGTGGGGCTGCACGACATGAGCCATCACCTCCAGCGGTTCATGTCCCTGTACCCCAATGCCCGCGTGCAGCTGGAGTGCCTGCACCCTCACAAGGTCGTCGAGGCCGTCCTCAACGGCGAGGCGGACGTCGGCATCATGTCCTATCCGCCCGCCGACCGCGCGCTCTCGGTGGTCCCCTTGCGCTCGGAGCCCATGGCCTTCGTGTGCCATCCCAACCACCGGCTGGGGCGGCGCCGGACCGTCATGCCCCCGGACCTCAACGGCCAGCCGTTCGTGGCGTTCGACCGCGAGCTGACGATCCGCAAGGCGATCGACCGCGCGCTCCGCCAGTACAACGTCAAGCCGAACATCGTGATGGAGTTCGACAACATCGAGACCATCAAGCAGGCGATCATGATCGCCGCGGGCGTCAGCATCCTGCCCCGGCACACGGTGGAGAAGGAGGCGGGAATCCGGACGCTCTCGGTCGTGCCCTTCGGCATTCCCGATCTCGTCCGCCCGGTCGGGATCATCCACCGGCGCCAGAAGCGGCTGCCGCCAGCCGTGAGCCGGTTCATCGAGCTCCTGCAGGAGTCAAACGCCGCGGCCCCCCCCAAGGTCGCCGCGCACCGCTGA
- a CDS encoding CBS domain-containing protein, translating into MNEFEEEYSEEIEGELREIRGALFNDTIAVLSPAEPICLRETAMVHEAVQSMLARHQAGVLVVDAQGRLTGIFTERDVLNRVAGKALDVRRTPLSAVMTPNPEALSVSQRVAYAIHCMGVAGYRTVPLVDAEQRPVGVVTVSDVIRWLGNLFPEAVLNLAPGDTIKHPGRIDAG; encoded by the coding sequence ATGAACGAGTTCGAGGAGGAGTACAGCGAGGAGATCGAAGGCGAGCTCCGGGAGATCCGGGGAGCCCTGTTCAACGACACGATCGCGGTGCTGTCACCCGCGGAGCCGATCTGCCTGCGGGAGACGGCAATGGTCCACGAGGCGGTGCAGAGCATGCTGGCCCGCCATCAGGCGGGCGTGCTGGTGGTCGACGCCCAGGGACGGCTCACGGGGATCTTCACCGAGCGGGACGTGCTCAACCGCGTCGCCGGCAAGGCCCTCGATGTCCGGCGCACGCCGCTCAGCGCGGTGATGACGCCCAATCCGGAGGCGCTCTCCGTATCCCAGCGCGTGGCCTACGCGATCCACTGCATGGGCGTCGCCGGCTACCGCACCGTGCCGCTAGTCGACGCCGAGCAACGCCCGGTCGGCGTGGTCACGGTCAGCGACGTCATCCGGTGGCTGGGGAATCTATTCCCGGAGGCCGTGCTGAACCTGGCCCCCGGCGACACCATCAAGCACCCCGGGCGCATCGACGCCGGTTAG
- the gltB gene encoding glutamate synthase large subunit, giving the protein MREYQPGPPPAQGLYDPRHEHDACGVGFVVSIKGRKSHAIVRQALQVLMNLLHRGACGCEPNTGDGAGILLQMPDKFLRRECDRLDIHLPGPQEYGAGLVFLPRDLVQREKIQALIHTIVAEEGQRLLGWRDVPSDDHLLGASARSAEPGIKQIFIGRGSGLRDHAHFERALYVIRKRIEHAVEAMDVREKRLVYLPSLSSNTLIYKGMLSADQIETMYPDITDPDVESALALVHQRFSTNTFPSWPLAHPYRYIAHNGEINTLRGNINWMRAREALCRSELLGDDLKKILPVTREGLSDSATFDNVLEFLVMNGRSLPHAILMMIPEPWQNHESMSPERRAFYQYHSSLMEPWDGPASIAFTDGTVIGAVLDRNGLRPSRYYVTKDDLVIMASEVGVLDIPPENILVKERLHPGRIFLVDTAQGRIIDDEEIKAQLAAEHPYAEWLRENVVSLEDLPAAPVAEPDHETVRTRQIAFGYTHEDLRILLGPMAKQGEEPVGSMGTDTALAVLSDRPRLLYDYFKQLFAQVTNPPLDQIREELVTSMESTVGPERNLLSPEPESCRQITLPDPVLSNEELARLAHVSARDFKAITLPMLYPSAEGSAGLERALEHLQARTSHAIAEGCNIVILSDRGISRERAAIPSLLATAAVHHHLVRRGERTRCGLVVETGDAREVHHVALLIGYGAGAVNPWVAFETLDDMIREGLLTGIDHAKAVRNYIKALNKGILKVMAKMGISTLQSYCGAQIFEAIGLNRELVDRYLTGTASRVSGIGIDVVHEEVRRRHERAFPERPFGTPDLDWGGEYQWRRDGEYHLFNPDTVFKLQHATRAGQGKIYREYTKLVDDQNKRLATLRGLIELKYAQQSIPIEQVEPVEAIFKRFATGAMSYGSISQEAHETLAIAMNRIGGKSNTGEGGEDSARYRRDPNGDWRRSAIKQVASARFGVTSEYLVNSDDLQIKMAQGAKPGEGGQLPGHKVYPWIAKVRFATPGVGLISPPPHHDIYSIEDLKQLIHDLKNANPRARIHVKLVAEVGVGTVAAGVAKAFSDVVLISGHDGGTGASPLTSIKHGGVPWELGVAETQQVLVMNKLRDRIVVQVDGQMKTGRDVVIAALLGAEEYGFSTAPLVVMGCIMMRVCHLNTCPVGIATQDPELRKRFTGQAEFVTNFFRFIGEEVREYMARLGFRTMDEMIGRADRLDFKSALDHWKARGLDFSSILYQPDMPPEVPRRRVRAQDHGLEKSLDRITLVPRCHEALEKRKPVEFSLPIRNVNRAVGTILGYEVTARYGGEGLPDDTIRIHFAGSAGQSFGAFVPRGITLTLEGDANDYWGKGLSGGKLIVYPPRQATFVPEENIIVGNVALYGATSGEAYVRGVAGERFGVRNSGAHTVVESVGDHGCEYMTGGRVVVLGRTGRNFAAGMSGGIAYVLDLDGEFKRRCNLGMVELAPLDQAEDIDLVRELIRRHIDATRSTYAAKILAEWIDMRPRFVKVMPKDYKRVLLAEARARAEGREPTFAELVGATSG; this is encoded by the coding sequence ATGAGGGAGTACCAGCCCGGCCCACCGCCCGCTCAGGGACTCTACGATCCGCGGCACGAGCACGACGCTTGCGGCGTCGGCTTCGTGGTCAGCATCAAGGGCCGGAAGTCCCACGCGATCGTCCGTCAGGCGCTCCAGGTCCTCATGAACCTCCTGCACCGGGGCGCCTGCGGGTGCGAGCCGAACACCGGCGACGGCGCCGGGATCCTCCTGCAGATGCCGGACAAGTTCCTGCGGCGCGAGTGCGACCGTCTGGACATTCACCTGCCGGGACCCCAGGAGTACGGCGCCGGGCTGGTCTTCCTCCCCCGCGACCTCGTCCAGCGGGAGAAGATCCAGGCGCTGATCCACACCATCGTCGCGGAGGAGGGCCAACGGCTGCTCGGCTGGCGCGACGTGCCCAGCGACGACCACCTGCTGGGGGCCTCCGCGCGCTCGGCCGAGCCCGGCATCAAGCAGATCTTCATCGGACGGGGCTCAGGCCTCCGCGATCACGCGCATTTCGAGCGCGCGCTCTACGTCATCCGGAAGCGCATCGAGCACGCCGTCGAGGCTATGGACGTCCGCGAAAAGAGGCTGGTCTACCTCCCGAGCCTCTCCTCGAACACGCTGATCTACAAGGGGATGCTGAGCGCCGACCAGATCGAGACGATGTACCCGGACATCACGGATCCCGACGTCGAGTCGGCGCTGGCCCTTGTCCACCAGCGCTTCAGCACGAACACGTTCCCGTCCTGGCCGCTGGCCCACCCGTACCGCTACATCGCCCACAACGGCGAGATCAACACCCTGCGGGGCAACATCAACTGGATGCGGGCCCGCGAGGCGCTCTGTCGGTCCGAGCTACTGGGCGACGATCTCAAGAAGATCCTGCCCGTGACCCGCGAGGGCCTCTCGGATTCGGCGACCTTCGACAACGTGCTCGAGTTCCTGGTGATGAACGGCCGCTCGCTCCCGCACGCGATCCTCATGATGATCCCGGAGCCGTGGCAGAACCACGAGTCCATGAGCCCGGAGCGGCGCGCCTTCTACCAGTACCACTCCTCGCTCATGGAGCCCTGGGACGGCCCCGCCTCGATCGCGTTCACCGACGGCACCGTCATCGGCGCCGTCCTCGACCGCAACGGCCTCCGCCCCTCGCGCTACTACGTCACCAAGGACGACCTGGTCATCATGGCCTCCGAGGTCGGCGTGCTCGACATCCCGCCCGAGAACATCCTGGTCAAGGAGCGGCTGCACCCCGGGCGGATCTTCCTGGTGGACACGGCCCAGGGGCGCATCATCGACGACGAGGAGATCAAGGCCCAGCTGGCGGCCGAGCATCCGTACGCGGAGTGGCTCCGGGAGAACGTGGTGTCGCTGGAGGACCTGCCAGCGGCGCCCGTGGCCGAGCCCGATCACGAGACGGTACGCACCCGCCAGATCGCCTTCGGGTACACCCACGAGGATCTGCGGATCCTCCTAGGACCGATGGCCAAGCAGGGCGAGGAGCCGGTGGGCTCGATGGGCACGGACACCGCCCTGGCCGTGCTCTCCGACCGGCCCCGCCTGCTCTACGATTACTTCAAGCAGCTCTTTGCCCAGGTGACCAACCCGCCGCTCGATCAGATCCGCGAGGAGCTGGTGACGTCGATGGAGTCGACGGTCGGCCCCGAGCGAAATCTATTGTCGCCGGAGCCCGAGTCCTGCCGGCAGATCACGCTTCCGGACCCGGTGCTCAGCAACGAGGAGTTGGCCAGGCTGGCCCATGTCTCGGCGCGGGACTTCAAGGCGATCACGCTGCCGATGCTCTATCCCTCGGCCGAGGGCAGCGCGGGGCTGGAGCGCGCGCTCGAGCATCTGCAGGCGCGGACCAGTCACGCTATCGCCGAGGGCTGCAACATCGTCATCCTCTCCGACCGGGGAATCAGCCGCGAGCGGGCGGCCATCCCCAGCCTGCTGGCCACCGCGGCGGTGCACCACCACCTCGTGCGGCGGGGGGAGCGGACGCGCTGCGGGCTCGTCGTCGAGACCGGCGACGCGCGCGAGGTGCACCACGTGGCTCTGCTCATCGGCTACGGTGCCGGTGCCGTGAACCCCTGGGTCGCCTTCGAAACCCTCGACGACATGATCCGCGAGGGCCTGCTGACCGGGATCGACCATGCGAAGGCCGTCCGCAATTATATCAAGGCGCTGAACAAGGGCATCCTGAAGGTCATGGCCAAGATGGGGATCTCCACGCTGCAGAGCTACTGCGGCGCCCAGATCTTCGAGGCCATCGGGCTCAACCGCGAGCTCGTCGACCGCTACCTCACTGGCACCGCTTCCCGCGTGAGCGGCATCGGGATCGACGTCGTCCACGAGGAGGTCCGCCGCCGCCACGAGCGGGCCTTCCCCGAGCGGCCTTTCGGCACGCCCGACCTCGACTGGGGCGGCGAGTACCAGTGGCGGCGCGACGGTGAGTACCACCTCTTCAACCCGGACACCGTCTTCAAGCTCCAGCACGCCACCCGGGCCGGCCAGGGCAAGATCTACCGGGAGTACACCAAGCTCGTCGACGACCAGAACAAGCGTCTGGCCACGCTCCGCGGGCTCATCGAACTCAAGTACGCCCAGCAGTCCATCCCGATCGAGCAGGTCGAGCCCGTGGAGGCGATCTTCAAGCGCTTCGCCACGGGCGCGATGTCCTACGGCTCCATCAGCCAGGAGGCTCATGAGACGCTGGCCATCGCCATGAACCGGATCGGCGGCAAGTCCAACACTGGAGAGGGCGGTGAGGATTCGGCGCGATACCGGCGCGACCCGAATGGCGATTGGCGGCGCAGCGCGATCAAGCAGGTCGCCTCGGCGCGCTTCGGCGTGACCAGCGAGTACCTGGTCAACTCGGACGATCTTCAGATCAAGATGGCCCAGGGCGCCAAGCCTGGCGAGGGCGGGCAGCTGCCCGGCCACAAGGTCTACCCCTGGATCGCCAAGGTGCGGTTCGCCACGCCGGGGGTGGGGCTCATCTCGCCGCCGCCGCATCACGACATCTACTCGATCGAGGACCTCAAGCAGCTCATCCACGATCTAAAGAATGCGAACCCCCGGGCGCGCATCCACGTCAAGCTCGTCGCCGAGGTCGGGGTGGGAACGGTGGCTGCCGGCGTGGCCAAGGCTTTCTCCGACGTCGTCCTCATCTCCGGGCACGACGGGGGCACCGGCGCCTCGCCGCTGACCAGCATCAAGCACGGCGGTGTCCCCTGGGAGCTGGGGGTGGCCGAGACGCAGCAGGTCCTCGTCATGAACAAGCTGCGGGACCGTATCGTCGTCCAGGTCGACGGCCAGATGAAGACCGGACGCGACGTGGTCATCGCCGCGCTGCTCGGCGCCGAGGAGTATGGCTTCTCGACCGCGCCCCTGGTCGTCATGGGCTGCATCATGATGCGCGTGTGCCATCTCAACACCTGCCCGGTCGGTATCGCCACCCAGGATCCGGAGCTGCGCAAGCGCTTCACGGGCCAGGCGGAGTTCGTCACGAACTTCTTCCGCTTCATCGGGGAGGAGGTGCGGGAGTACATGGCCAGGCTGGGGTTCCGGACGATGGACGAGATGATCGGGCGCGCCGACAGGCTCGACTTCAAGTCCGCCCTCGACCATTGGAAGGCCCGCGGCCTCGACTTCTCGTCGATCCTCTACCAGCCCGACATGCCGCCCGAAGTCCCCCGCCGACGCGTGCGCGCCCAGGACCACGGCCTCGAGAAGTCGCTCGACCGCATCACGCTCGTCCCCCGCTGCCACGAGGCCCTCGAAAAGAGGAAGCCTGTCGAGTTCAGCCTGCCCATCCGGAACGTCAACCGGGCGGTCGGCACGATTCTCGGCTACGAGGTGACCGCGCGGTATGGTGGCGAGGGGCTGCCCGACGACACGATCAGGATCCACTTCGCCGGCTCGGCCGGCCAGAGCTTCGGCGCCTTCGTGCCGCGGGGGATCACCCTCACGCTCGAGGGCGACGCCAACGACTACTGGGGCAAGGGGCTCTCCGGCGGCAAGCTGATCGTCTACCCACCCCGCCAGGCCACCTTCGTCCCCGAGGAGAACATCATCGTCGGCAACGTCGCCCTCTACGGCGCCACCAGCGGCGAGGCCTATGTGCGTGGTGTGGCCGGCGAGAGGTTCGGCGTGCGCAACAGCGGCGCTCACACCGTGGTCGAGAGCGTGGGCGACCACGGCTGCGAGTACATGACCGGCGGCCGCGTGGTCGTGCTGGGACGGACGGGGCGCAACTTCGCCGCCGGGATGTCGGGCGGCATCGCCTACGTCCTGGACCTCGACGGCGAGTTCAAGCGGCGCTGCAATCTCGGGATGGTGGAGCTGGCGCCCCTCGATCAGGCCGAGGACATCGACCTCGTGCGCGAGCTGATCCGGCGCCACATCGACGCCACCCGCTCCACCTACGCGGCGAAGATCCTCGCGGAGTGGATCGACATGCGGCCCCGGTTCGTCAAGGTCATGCCCAAGGACTACAAGCGCGTGCTCCTGGCCGAGGCGCGTGCCCGCGCGGAAGGGCGGGAGCCGACGTTCGCCGAGCTGGTCGGGGCCACGAGTGGGTAA
- a CDS encoding Xaa-Pro peptidase family protein gives MTEPHSLLIIASSEADSNLYYACGFLAPDPFVYVDVGGRRLLLMTDLEIDRARAQARVDEVLSYSAYESKARQRWPRPHLADVVTLLLEDLGLGQVAVPASFPLEYADRLRERGIGVSARPDPLFPERLRKSPEEVAAIAATQRHTEAALQAALDALRQGEIRGDLVYRNGRPLTAEDLRKIVNVALMENDCVAQHTIIACGADGADPHNEGSGPIRPHASIVFDIFPRSSSSRYFADMTRTVVKGRASDALKGMYDAVLAAQLRGIELIRAGTSGLAVHTEVAQVLQRRGFETGVVDGRNQGFFHGTGHGVGLDIHEPPRIGKVDWCLEAGNVMTVEPGLYYPRWGAVRIEDMVVVEPGGCRNLTSFPKGTLLEL, from the coding sequence ATGACCGAGCCCCACAGCCTGCTCATCATCGCGTCGAGCGAAGCCGACTCGAACCTCTACTACGCCTGTGGCTTCCTGGCCCCCGACCCCTTCGTGTACGTGGACGTCGGGGGGCGGCGGCTGTTGCTCATGACCGACCTCGAGATCGACCGGGCGCGCGCCCAGGCGCGCGTCGACGAGGTGCTCTCCTACTCGGCGTACGAGAGCAAGGCCCGCCAGCGCTGGCCGCGGCCGCACCTCGCCGACGTGGTCACACTGCTGCTGGAGGACCTCGGGCTCGGGCAGGTGGCGGTACCGGCGTCGTTTCCCCTGGAGTACGCCGACCGGCTCCGCGAGCGCGGCATCGGCGTGAGTGCGCGGCCCGACCCGCTCTTCCCCGAGCGCCTCCGGAAGTCGCCGGAGGAGGTCGCGGCGATCGCAGCCACCCAGCGCCACACCGAAGCGGCGCTGCAGGCGGCCCTCGACGCGCTCCGCCAGGGCGAGATCCGGGGCGACCTCGTCTACCGAAACGGGCGCCCGCTGACCGCGGAGGATCTCAGGAAGATCGTGAACGTCGCGCTGATGGAGAACGACTGCGTCGCCCAGCACACGATCATCGCCTGCGGTGCCGACGGCGCCGACCCTCACAACGAGGGCTCCGGCCCGATCCGGCCGCACGCGTCGATCGTCTTCGACATCTTCCCGCGCTCGTCCTCGAGCCGCTACTTCGCCGACATGACGCGCACCGTCGTCAAGGGCCGCGCCTCCGACGCCCTCAAGGGCATGTACGACGCGGTCCTGGCCGCCCAGCTCCGAGGGATCGAGCTGATCCGGGCAGGGACCTCCGGGCTCGCCGTGCATACCGAGGTGGCGCAGGTGCTCCAGCGCCGGGGCTTCGAGACGGGCGTGGTCGACGGGCGCAACCAGGGGTTCTTCCACGGCACGGGTCACGGCGTGGGGCTCGACATCCACGAGCCGCCGCGGATCGGCAAGGTGGACTGGTGCCTGGAGGCGGGCAACGTGATGACGGTGGAGCCCGGACTCTACTATCCACGCTGGGGCGCAGTCCGGATCGAGGACATGGTAGTCGTCGAGCCCGGCGGGTGCCGCAACCTGACCAGCTTTCCCAAAGGGACGCTGCTCGAGCTCTGA